GCTGCAGAACATTGCGCACGCCATCACGGCCAACAATCCCGAGGTCTTCCTCATGGTGCTGCTCGTCGACGAGCGCCCCGAGGAAGTGACCGACATGCAGCGCACCGTGAAGGGCGAGGTCGTGAGCTCGACCTTCGACGAACCGGCCAGCCGCCACGTCGCCGTCGCCGAAATGGTGATCGAGAAGGCCAAGCGCCTGGTCGAGCACAAGAAGGACGTGGTGATCCTGCTGGATTCCATCACGAGGCTGGGTCGCGCCTACAACACCGTGGTGCCGAGTTCCGGCAAGGTGCTGACCGGCGGTGTCGACGCCAATGCGCTGCAGCGCCCGAAGCGCTTCTTCGGCGCGGCCCGCAACGTCGAGGAAGGCGGCTCGCTGACCATCATCGCGACCGCCCTGATCGACACCGGCAGCCGCATGGACGAAGTGATCTTCGAGGAGTTCAAGGGCACCGGTAACTCGGAAATCATCCTGGACCGCAAGGTCTCCGACAAGCGCACCTTCCCCGCGATCGACATCACCAAGTCGGGCACCCGCAAGGAAGAGCTGCTGGTCGATCGCGCGACGCTGTCGAAGATGTGGGTGCTGCGCCGCATCCTCATGCCGATGGGTGCGGTGGATGCCATCGAGTTCCTGCTCGACAAGCTGCGGACCTCGAAGACCAACCAGGATTTCTTCGGGTCGATGAATCAGTAACGCGCCTTCAGAGGCGCGGGTGGGCGGCAGCGCTTGTAACCAAGCGCGAGTCAGGCGCTGTAAACAGCGCCGACCCACACGGCCCAGAACGGACAAGAACTCAAAAGAGCGCCGCACCCCGGCGCTCTTATCTTTTGGGAAGACCTACGGCAGATCCCGAGCCTCCCGGCTCATGGCAAACCACGCCCAGGCAACCGCCTGAATCACCAGCAGCGCCACCGTCACGACCTGATACGCCTCGGCGCGTGCCAGCCCCTGCGTCGTCTCCATCCAGGCCAGTGCCGGCCCGATCGCCGCCTGCACCACGAAGGCGATCAGCATGCAGATGAGGTTGAGCGTGGTGTTCACCCGGCCGGCCAGTCCGGGGGCGAAGGCCCGCGTCACAAGCGCGTAGCAGACGACCGTCATGCCACCGAACATCACGTAGGTGAACCACAGGAGCTTGGGTATCGCCGTGACGTTGAGCGCGATCGGCACGTGGATGGCGAGGAACAGCAACCCGTAGACCAGCAGCACGCGGCCGCCGCGCACGCCGCGCCTGTGCAGCAGGTCGACGATCATGCCGCTGAAGAAGTAGCCCGGCACGATGGCGATGGAGAGGGCGAACAGTGCGACGCCCACCGAGGGCTCGTCGAGATGCGCCACGTCGCGCAGCCAGCCCGCGGCCCAGAAGCTGGTGTAACAGACCCAGACGCCCAGCGAGAAGGTGGGAGCGAGGCCCGCGCGCCAGAAGAGCGGCGCCCGCAGGACGCCCATCAGGCCGCGCAGCTCGTCCGCCAGCCGGCCCTTGCCGCCGCGTTCGTAGGCGGGTGCGGCAAGGAGCTGGTAAATCGCCACCGCGACCGTGATGCCGGCGAGGCCCAGGAAGACCTGTCGCCAGTCGAAGTCGACCAGCAGCCATTGCGCCGGCCGTGTCGCCATGGCGGCGCCCAGTCCGCCGAACGTCATCATGACGGCGTTGACCAGCGGCAGCCGACCGAGCGGCCAGTAGAGGACGTTGGCCTTGAACCCGCACATCAGGGCGACCGAGAGGCCGAGCCCGATCAGGGCGCGGCCGATACCCAACGTGACGACATCGTGCCCCAGTGCGAAGACGGCGGCGCCCAGCGCCGTGACGAGCAGCATGACCGGTGCCACGCGGCGCGGCCCGAACCGGTCGAGCGCCACGCCGGCCGGCAGTTGGGCGAGCACGAAGGTCGCCAGATACATCGAGGTCACGATGCCGATGGCCGCATCGTCGAGGCCGAGCTCGGAACGCAGCGCCGGCGCCACCACGGCGTTCAGCGAGCGGAACAGGAAGCTCAGGAAGTAGCCCAGCGCAAACGGCAGGAACGCCGTGAAGACGAGCTTCAAGTACGATCGCCCGTCCGCGCGAAGACCGCGCTCGCATGCACGATGCGCTCCTCGCCGACTTTCAGGTAGCAGTTCGCGAAGGCGAGCCGGCCGCCGACCTTGTGGACGTCGACATGGGCCTCGACCCAGTCGCCGATCTTCGCGGAACCGGCGAAGTCGGTCTTCACGCTGGCGGTGACGATGAGCGGCGAGGGCGTCTGGCTCCGTGTCGTGCGATAGCCCAGCGAGATGTCGCACAGGGTCATGAGGATGCCGCCGTGCGCCACGCCGCGCGCGTTTGCGTGCTTCGGCTGGATGCGCAAGCCGACGACGAACGTGCCGTCGCCGATCTCGCGATAGAAGAACGGCCCGTTGTGGTCGAGGAACGGGCTGGTGCGGAACAGCGGCTTGAAGCCCTCCGGCGGATCGCTCTGCATGGTCATGCTCCGAGATCGGCGGCGACGGCGCGGCGCTGCTCAACCGTGACGTCGACCTTCGGGCCGAACCAGGCCTCGAAGCCCGGCCGGCCCTGATGCAGCAGCATGCCGAGTCCGTCGACGCATCGGTTGCCGCGTGAGCGCGCGGCCGCCAGCAGGTAGGTCTCCAGCGGCACATAGACGATGTCGTAGACCACCGCCTCGTGCGGCAGTCTTGCGAGGTCGATGTCGAGACCGGGCTGGTCCTTCATGCCGAGCGAGGTCGTGTTGACCAGCAGGGTTGCCCCATCCAGCAGTTCGCTGCGCGCGTCCCAGGAGCCGACCACGATGCGCTGGCCACCCGTGGGCGTGAAGGCGACGCCGAGATCGACCGCGGTCTCGCGCGTGCGATTGGCGAGCCGCAGTTCCGGGACACCCGCGTCGATCAGGCTGGCCACGACGGCCCGCGCGGCGCCGCCGGCGCCGAGCACGACCACCGGACCGGTGTCCGCCATCCAGTGCGGGGCGTTGTATTTCAGGGCTTCGAGGAAGCCGAACCCGTCGGTGTTGCGGCCTTCGAGCGTGCCGTCGGCCTGCTTCACGACCGTGTTCACCGCCCCGATCCGCCGGGCCACCGGATCGATGCGGTCGAGCAACGGCATGATCTCGATCTTGTGCGGCAGCGTGAGATTGCAGCCGCGCGCGTTGGGCGTCGCGCGCAGGAAGGCGACCAGCTCCTGGAGCGCGGCCTGGTTTGGCTTGACGGGCAGGCGGCCGTAATGAGCGTCGATGCGATGCTGTTTCAGCCAGTAGCCGTGCAGTGCGGGTGAGCGCGAATGCTCGACCGGCCAGCCGACGATGGCGGCGAAGGGCCGGCCGGCGGCTTCGGCGAGAAGCGTGTCGTATGCGCTCATGCGGCTTTCTCCAGGCCGATGCCATGTCCGGCGAGGAACGAGAGCAGTGGCAGCAGTGGTAGGCCGAGGATGGTGAAGTAGTCGCCCTCGACCTTCGTGAAGAGATGCGCGCCCACGCCTTCGAGCTGGTAGGCGCCGACAGACGTCAGCACCGCGTCGCCGGCCCGTGCGAGGTAGGCGTCGAGGAACGCATCGTCGAGCGACCGCATGGTGAGGCGCGCATGCTCGTTGCTGTGCCACAGCCTTCGGCCGCCCCTGGCGACGACGACCGAGGAATGAAGTTCGTGCGTCTGGCCGCCCAGCGCCTGTAGCTGCGTGCGCGCCGCCGCCATCGTCGGCGGCTTGTCGAACAGCCGGCCGTTGCAGGCCAGCGTTGAATCCGCGCCGATCACCATGGCGCCGGGGTTCCGCTCGGAGACGCGCTGCGCCTTCAGTTCGGCCAGCGTCTCGGCGATGTCCCGCGGCGTGGCCTTCTCGGCCGCAAGGCTGAGCTTCACCTCGTCCTCGTCGACGCCGGAGGTTTCGACGGTGAAGTCGAGGCCGGCATTCTGCAGCATCTGCCGGCGCGAGAGGCTGGCGGAGGCGAGGATCAGCATGGTTCTACGCAGGCTCCAGGCGATAGAGGCCGCCACTGTCGGTGTGAGTGACGAGGTAGATGAGGCCGTCCGGCCCCTGACGAACGTCGCGGATATAGGGAAGCACGTCGACGAGCAACCGCTCCTCGCCGACGTACTTGTCGCCGTCGAGTTCGATGCGATGCAGAGCGTTGTCGGACAGGGCGCCGGTGAAGACCGAGCCCCTCCAGCCGGGGAAGCGGTCGCCGTCATAGAAGGCGAGTCCGCTCGGCGAAATCGACGGCACCCAGACGCGCACCGGATCTTCCATGCCGGGAAGACTCTTGTTCGGGCTGATCGTCGAGCCGCTGTAGTCGATGCCGTGGGTGGCCAGCGGCCAGCCGTAGTTGGCGCCGGCCTTCAGCAGGTTCAGTTCGTCGCCGCCACGCGGCCCGTGCTCGGCCAGCCAGATGCGTCCGGTGCCGGGGTGCATGGCCATGCCCTGCGGATTACGATGGCCATAGGTAAAAATCTCCGGCCGCGCGCCTGCACGGCCGACAAATGGATTGTCGGGTGGGATCGAGCCGTCGTCGCGCAGCCGCACGACCTTGCCGCCGAGATCGGCCAGGTTCTGGGCGCGCTGCATCTGGTAGCGCTCGCCGCAGGTGACGTAGAGGAGGCCCGCCTTGTCGAAGACGATGCGCGAGCCGAAATGCAGACCGCCGGACGTGCGCGGCAGGGCCTCGAAGATGCGCTGCAGGCCGACCAGCGCATTGTTGCGGAATTCGGCCCGCGCCAGCACCGTCGCCGCGCCGCCGTCGCCCTCGCCGGAATAGGTGAGATAGAGCAGGGAATTGCGGGCGAAGTCGGGGTGCAGGCAGACGTCGAGCAGGCCGCCCTGGCCGCGCGCATAGACCTTTGGCAGACCGCCCACCGGCGCCCGTTCCAGCCGGCCGTTGGCGAAGATGCGCAGCCGGCCCGGCCGCTCCGTGATCAGCATCCGGCCGTCGGGCAGGAAGGCCATGCCCCAGGGCTGTTCGAGGTCGAGGGTGAGCATCCTGAGGCTGTAGGACGCCTTCGTGCTGCGCTGGACCTGCTGCGCCCGCACGATGGCCGGGCTCGCCAGTACCGCGCTGGTGGAGGCGGCGAGAAGGCCGCGGCGTCCGATGAGGAGCTTCCTGGGCATAAACTCTCCTGACGAAGGCCGCGCCGGGCTGGCGCCTGAAAGGCCGGTCACTATACTCGACGCCCGCAAGCAGGCGACGTTCCTCGGTCGCCGCTGCAAGGGGAGAAATTTCAGATGTCCAAGTCCATCCTGATTCACGAAAACGGCGGCCCGGAGAAGATGAAGTTCGAGGACGTCGAGGTCGGCAAGCCCGGTCCCGGCCAGGTCAAGCTGCGTCACACCGCGATCGGTCTCAACTTCATCGACGTCTACACCCGTTCGGGCCTCTACCAGACGCCGATGCCGAACGCGGTCGGCCGCGAGGCGGCGGGCGTCATCGTCGAGGTCGGCCCCCGGGTGAAGGGTTTCCGCAAGGGCGACCGTGTCGCCTATTGCGGCGTGCTGGGCGCCTACTGCCAGGAGCGCGTGATGGGCGTCGACCAGCTCGTGCAGGTGCCGAAGGGCGTGAGCGACGAGCAGGCCGCGGCGATCATGCTGAAGGGCATGACGACGGAGTACCTGGTCGACCGCACCGCCAAGGCGTGGCTGAAGAAGGGCGATACGATCCTGTTCCATGCCGCCGCGGGTGGCGTCGGGCTGCTGTTCGGCCAGTGGGCCAAGGCCCGCGGCTACAAGGTCATCGGCACGACCTCGTCGCCCGCGAAGGCCGCGCTGGCGAAGAAGAACGGCTACAAGTGGGTGATCGACTACACCAAGCAGGACATCGTGGCCGAGGTGAAGAAGATCACCAAGAACAAGGGCGTGCCGGTCGTGTTCGACGGCGTCGGCAAGGACACCTGGGCGGCCTCGCTCGACTGCCTGCAGCCGCGCGGCCTGATGGTCTCGTTCGGCAACGCCTCGGGCGCCGTCGCACCGATTCCGATCGGTATCCTCAACGCCAAGGGCTCGCTCTACGTCACGCGCCCCAGCCTCGGCGCCTACACCGCCACCCGCGCCGACCTCGAAGCCAGCGCCCGTTCGCTGTTCAAGATGGTGAAGAGCGGCAAGGTGAAGATCTCGATCGACCAGCACTACCCGCTGGCCGAAGCCGCGCAGGCGCACATCGACCTGGAGAGCCGCAAGACCACCGGCCAGACGGTCCTGGTTCCGTAGAGCCCAACAAAGCCTCACCCTGAGGAGCGCTCCGGAAGGAGCGCGTCTCGAAGGGTGGGCACGAGCACCGCGTCTGTTGCCCATCCTTCGAGACGGCCGCTGCGCGGCCTCCTCAGGATGAGGTAGTGGGGGCACCTTGAGACGGAAAGACTCTAGATGGTCATCGTCGGACTGACCGGTTCGATCGGCATGGGCAAATCAACCGCAGCGACAATGCTGCGGGAGATGGGCGTGCCGGTGTACGACGCCGATGCCGCCGTCCATACGCTGCAGGCACCGGGCGGCGCCGCGCTGCCTGGTATCGAGGCGGCGTTCCCCGGCGTGGTGAAGGCGGGCGTGCTCGACCGTCAGGCGTTGGGCGCACGCGTCTTCGGCAACAAGGAGGCGCTGCGCCGGCTGGAAGCGATCGTGCATCCGCTGGTCCATCGCATGCAGCGCGCCTTTTTGCGGCGCGCGGCGCTGGCCGGCGAAAAGCTCGTTGTGCTCGATATTCCGTTGCTTTTCGAGGGGCTGGGCGACCGGCGCGTCGATGCCACGCTGGTGGTGAGCGCACCGGCCTTCCTGCAGCGCCGCCGCGTCCTGGCCCGCCCCGGCATGACCGCCGACAAGTTCGAAGGCATCCTGCGCCAGCAGGTGCCGGACGCGCTCAAGCGCCGCAAGGCCAGCCTCGTGATCCCGACCGGCATGGGGCTGGCGCCGACGCGCGCCGCGCTCGGTCGGGCGGTCGCGGAGTTGCGCGGCCTGCACGGCAATTTCTGGCCGTCCAATCCGTGGCGGGAG
This DNA window, taken from Reyranella humidisoli, encodes the following:
- a CDS encoding Maf family protein; the encoded protein is MLILASASLSRRQMLQNAGLDFTVETSGVDEDEVKLSLAAEKATPRDIAETLAELKAQRVSERNPGAMVIGADSTLACNGRLFDKPPTMAAARTQLQALGGQTHELHSSVVVARGGRRLWHSNEHARLTMRSLDDAFLDAYLARAGDAVLTSVGAYQLEGVGAHLFTKVEGDYFTILGLPLLPLLSFLAGHGIGLEKAA
- a CDS encoding PQQ-dependent sugar dehydrogenase; the encoded protein is MPRKLLIGRRGLLAASTSAVLASPAIVRAQQVQRSTKASYSLRMLTLDLEQPWGMAFLPDGRMLITERPGRLRIFANGRLERAPVGGLPKVYARGQGGLLDVCLHPDFARNSLLYLTYSGEGDGGAATVLARAEFRNNALVGLQRIFEALPRTSGGLHFGSRIVFDKAGLLYVTCGERYQMQRAQNLADLGGKVVRLRDDGSIPPDNPFVGRAGARPEIFTYGHRNPQGMAMHPGTGRIWLAEHGPRGGDELNLLKAGANYGWPLATHGIDYSGSTISPNKSLPGMEDPVRVWVPSISPSGLAFYDGDRFPGWRGSVFTGALSDNALHRIELDGDKYVGEERLLVDVLPYIRDVRQGPDGLIYLVTHTDSGGLYRLEPA
- a CDS encoding shikimate dehydrogenase: MSAYDTLLAEAAGRPFAAIVGWPVEHSRSPALHGYWLKQHRIDAHYGRLPVKPNQAALQELVAFLRATPNARGCNLTLPHKIEIMPLLDRIDPVARRIGAVNTVVKQADGTLEGRNTDGFGFLEALKYNAPHWMADTGPVVVLGAGGAARAVVASLIDAGVPELRLANRTRETAVDLGVAFTPTGGQRIVVGSWDARSELLDGATLLVNTTSLGMKDQPGLDIDLARLPHEAVVYDIVYVPLETYLLAAARSRGNRCVDGLGMLLHQGRPGFEAWFGPKVDVTVEQRRAVAADLGA
- a CDS encoding PaaI family thioesterase, coding for MQSDPPEGFKPLFRTSPFLDHNGPFFYREIGDGTFVVGLRIQPKHANARGVAHGGILMTLCDISLGYRTTRSQTPSPLIVTASVKTDFAGSAKIGDWVEAHVDVHKVGGRLAFANCYLKVGEERIVHASAVFARTGDRT
- a CDS encoding quinone oxidoreductase family protein → MSKSILIHENGGPEKMKFEDVEVGKPGPGQVKLRHTAIGLNFIDVYTRSGLYQTPMPNAVGREAAGVIVEVGPRVKGFRKGDRVAYCGVLGAYCQERVMGVDQLVQVPKGVSDEQAAAIMLKGMTTEYLVDRTAKAWLKKGDTILFHAAAGGVGLLFGQWAKARGYKVIGTTSSPAKAALAKKNGYKWVIDYTKQDIVAEVKKITKNKGVPVVFDGVGKDTWAASLDCLQPRGLMVSFGNASGAVAPIPIGILNAKGSLYVTRPSLGAYTATRADLEASARSLFKMVKSGKVKISIDQHYPLAEAAQAHIDLESRKTTGQTVLVP
- a CDS encoding MFS transporter, which codes for MKLVFTAFLPFALGYFLSFLFRSLNAVVAPALRSELGLDDAAIGIVTSMYLATFVLAQLPAGVALDRFGPRRVAPVMLLVTALGAAVFALGHDVVTLGIGRALIGLGLSVALMCGFKANVLYWPLGRLPLVNAVMMTFGGLGAAMATRPAQWLLVDFDWRQVFLGLAGITVAVAIYQLLAAPAYERGGKGRLADELRGLMGVLRAPLFWRAGLAPTFSLGVWVCYTSFWAAGWLRDVAHLDEPSVGVALFALSIAIVPGYFFSGMIVDLLHRRGVRGGRVLLVYGLLFLAIHVPIALNVTAIPKLLWFTYVMFGGMTVVCYALVTRAFAPGLAGRVNTTLNLICMLIAFVVQAAIGPALAWMETTQGLARAEAYQVVTVALLVIQAVAWAWFAMSREARDLP
- the rho gene encoding transcription termination factor Rho — its product is MNLQDLKKKKPPELLAFAEEQGVEGAAMMRRQELMFAILQKIAAADQAIFGVGTIEVIPDGFGYLRSMEANYLPGADDIYVSPQQVRKFGLRTGDTVEGEIRAPKDGERYFAMVQINKINFDDPDALRHRINFDSLTPLYPDEKLKLELDGGAAAMAPVVTEEAVGGSKATSSGRVGTRRTGTLTKKAGTTAQQQLDISTRVIDLIAPIGKGQRALIVSPPRTGKTVLLQNIAHAITANNPEVFLMVLLVDERPEEVTDMQRTVKGEVVSSTFDEPASRHVAVAEMVIEKAKRLVEHKKDVVILLDSITRLGRAYNTVVPSSGKVLTGGVDANALQRPKRFFGAARNVEEGGSLTIIATALIDTGSRMDEVIFEEFKGTGNSEIILDRKVSDKRTFPAIDITKSGTRKEELLVDRATLSKMWVLRRILMPMGAVDAIEFLLDKLRTSKTNQDFFGSMNQ
- the coaE gene encoding dephospho-CoA kinase (Dephospho-CoA kinase (CoaE) performs the final step in coenzyme A biosynthesis.), whose amino-acid sequence is MVIVGLTGSIGMGKSTAATMLREMGVPVYDADAAVHTLQAPGGAALPGIEAAFPGVVKAGVLDRQALGARVFGNKEALRRLEAIVHPLVHRMQRAFLRRAALAGEKLVVLDIPLLFEGLGDRRVDATLVVSAPAFLQRRRVLARPGMTADKFEGILRQQVPDALKRRKASLVIPTGMGLAPTRAALGRAVAELRGLHGNFWPSNPWREKFTARLARARRK